Proteins from a genomic interval of Salinarchaeum sp. Harcht-Bsk1:
- a CDS encoding sulfatase-like hydrolase/transferase, translated as MRDVILVSADSVRHDFLDAMPYVSSTLTNHETITGAHYTRPSLASLLTSNYQGAVESRVVEPSVAEAFSDAGYTTIGLSSSPHTDARFGFDQGFDVYHHFSEAGNRGNPIRQFASQFDLIRKVYHRFKPPHAKLSNRLPDDELIDESIEAFNAEDGPRFMWLHLMGTHRPYGLGDDAVPKDVDRKALFKPEKLTDAERETIEEKYRATLQRADAEIERLVESVDAEDPIVVFTSDHGDEFGEEGVWFHQPQRGRVADALITVPAATNDLDLEAPLSSLDIAPSILADQAGPDAIPPEWHGKDVRPEANGGQGARNHTLTVAPWHGSATLAWQDFETKVVAQHADLELSRDGETIEAERSDVDEDLKQQMRDLGYVE; from the coding sequence ATGCGCGACGTCATCCTCGTCTCTGCGGACTCTGTACGCCACGATTTCCTCGACGCGATGCCGTACGTCTCCTCCACGCTCACCAACCACGAGACGATCACCGGCGCCCACTACACCCGACCCTCTCTCGCGAGCCTCCTCACGTCGAACTACCAGGGCGCGGTCGAGTCCCGCGTCGTCGAGCCCTCCGTCGCGGAGGCGTTCTCCGACGCCGGCTACACGACGATCGGCCTCTCCTCCTCGCCGCACACCGACGCCCGGTTCGGGTTCGACCAGGGGTTCGACGTCTACCACCACTTCTCCGAGGCGGGCAACCGCGGGAACCCGATCCGGCAGTTCGCCTCGCAGTTCGACCTCATCCGGAAGGTGTACCACCGGTTCAAACCGCCGCACGCGAAGCTCTCGAACCGGCTCCCCGACGACGAACTGATCGACGAGTCCATCGAGGCGTTCAACGCCGAAGACGGCCCGCGGTTCATGTGGCTGCACCTGATGGGCACCCACCGGCCCTACGGTCTCGGCGACGACGCGGTGCCCAAGGACGTCGATCGGAAGGCGCTGTTCAAGCCCGAGAAACTGACCGACGCCGAGCGCGAGACGATCGAGGAGAAGTACCGCGCAACCCTGCAGCGTGCCGACGCCGAAATCGAACGCCTCGTCGAGTCCGTCGACGCCGAGGACCCCATCGTCGTCTTCACCTCCGACCACGGCGACGAGTTCGGCGAGGAGGGCGTCTGGTTCCACCAGCCCCAGCGGGGCCGCGTGGCGGACGCGCTGATCACGGTGCCGGCGGCGACGAACGACCTCGACCTCGAGGCGCCGCTGTCCTCGCTGGACATCGCGCCCTCGATTCTCGCCGACCAGGCCGGCCCTGACGCGATTCCGCCGGAGTGGCACGGGAAGGACGTCCGCCCGGAGGCGAACGGCGGCCAGGGCGCCCGGAATCACACGCTGACGGTCGCGCCGTGGCACGGCTCCGCGACGCTCGCCTGGCAGGACTTCGAGACGAAGGTCGTCGCACAGCACGCCGACCTCGAACTCTCGCGTGACGGCGAGACGATCGAAGCCGAGCGCAGCGACGTCGACGAGGACCTCAAACAGCAGATGCGGGACCTCGGGTACGTCGAGTAA
- a CDS encoding helix-turn-helix domain-containing protein, which translates to MSLHEASFRVKHECPYREISERHPDLTIKEWYLDECQVVEVTAPEPPTEALREEIRSLGTVLHESVDESGLHVVTQSCLCSLEDSIVQRFEDHNALYQPPTIHRQGWEHYSVIAFDEADVRALLADLEADRDVEVLSKTAIAEQQLPHSMLAPVDQLFETLTDRQLAALRFALERGYYEQPRGTSLRELADATEVARSTFEEHLRKAENKLLTNAGQFLRLVTASSGGDPLGVQSADAVEQPAD; encoded by the coding sequence ATGAGCCTCCACGAAGCCTCCTTCCGGGTCAAACACGAGTGTCCCTACCGGGAGATCTCCGAGCGCCACCCGGATCTGACGATCAAGGAGTGGTACCTCGACGAGTGCCAGGTGGTCGAGGTGACCGCCCCCGAGCCGCCGACCGAGGCGCTCCGCGAGGAGATCCGCTCGCTCGGGACGGTCCTCCACGAGTCCGTCGACGAAAGCGGCCTCCACGTGGTCACGCAGTCCTGCCTGTGCTCGCTCGAGGACTCGATCGTCCAGCGCTTCGAGGACCACAACGCGCTCTACCAGCCGCCGACGATCCACCGGCAGGGCTGGGAGCACTACAGCGTGATCGCTTTCGACGAGGCCGACGTCCGGGCGCTGCTGGCCGACCTCGAGGCCGACCGTGACGTCGAGGTGCTCTCGAAGACGGCCATCGCGGAGCAACAGCTCCCACACAGCATGCTCGCGCCGGTCGACCAGCTCTTCGAGACCCTGACCGACCGCCAGCTCGCGGCGCTCCGATTCGCCCTCGAACGCGGCTACTACGAACAGCCCCGCGGCACCTCGCTGCGGGAGCTGGCCGACGCGACCGAGGTCGCCCGCTCGACGTTCGAGGAGCACCTCCGGAAGGCCGAGAACAAGCTGCTGACGAACGCGGGGCAGTTCTTGCGACTGGTGACGGCGTCGTCGGGTGGGGATCCGCTCGGCGTGCAGTCCGCGGACGCGGTCGAGCAGCCCGCGGACTGA
- a CDS encoding glycosyltransferase family 2 protein, giving the protein MEPEMEAEASTAPDTGQSPEIAESIAADAPEDVVTSIVLPAYNEVGNLRPLVEEIVAVVESEEMAAYRPVEILIVDDGSTDGTAETIRELTDEFDAVAGVFLRRNFGQSAALCAGFDTASGEYVVPMDADGQNNPVDVPMLLDRLEDGYDCVSGWRKDRDDPITKTIPSGIQTYLARFTGPDIHDFGCTLKAYRREAVDELNLRGEGHRYIPAKLYDRGYKITEEPVDHRPRTHGSTKYGAGRLVRGFVDLAFNIFWNKYSMRPMHLMGGLGLFLLAIGGVVGTHALFMKYVLGDSLLPHLPRLIFAVALIIFGFQLLMFGIMAEMLTKIHYKGEVPYRIQSVERGEKQNLNE; this is encoded by the coding sequence ATGGAGCCGGAGATGGAGGCCGAGGCGTCCACAGCACCCGACACGGGCCAGTCTCCGGAGATCGCCGAGTCGATCGCCGCGGACGCGCCCGAGGACGTCGTCACCTCGATCGTCCTCCCGGCGTACAACGAGGTGGGCAACCTCCGGCCGCTCGTCGAGGAGATCGTCGCGGTCGTCGAGTCCGAGGAAATGGCGGCCTACCGCCCGGTCGAGATCCTGATCGTCGACGACGGCTCGACCGATGGCACCGCAGAGACGATCCGCGAGCTGACCGACGAGTTCGACGCGGTCGCGGGCGTGTTCCTCCGCCGGAACTTCGGGCAGAGCGCGGCCCTGTGTGCCGGCTTCGACACGGCGTCGGGCGAGTACGTCGTGCCGATGGACGCCGACGGGCAGAACAACCCGGTGGACGTCCCGATGCTCCTCGATCGCCTCGAGGACGGCTACGACTGCGTCTCCGGCTGGCGGAAGGACCGCGACGACCCGATCACGAAGACGATCCCCTCGGGCATCCAGACCTACCTCGCGCGCTTCACCGGCCCGGACATCCACGACTTCGGCTGCACGCTGAAGGCCTACCGCCGCGAGGCCGTCGACGAACTCAACCTCCGCGGCGAGGGCCACCGCTACATCCCGGCGAAGCTCTACGATCGCGGCTACAAGATCACCGAGGAGCCCGTCGACCACCGCCCGCGGACCCACGGCTCGACGAAGTACGGCGCGGGTCGCCTCGTCCGCGGGTTCGTCGACCTCGCGTTCAACATCTTCTGGAACAAGTACTCGATGCGCCCGATGCACCTGATGGGCGGCCTCGGGCTCTTCCTGCTGGCGATCGGCGGCGTCGTCGGGACCCACGCGCTGTTCATGAAGTACGTGCTCGGCGACTCGCTGCTGCCCCACCTGCCCCGCCTGATCTTCGCCGTCGCGCTGATCATCTTCGGCTTCCAGCTGTTGATGTTCGGCATCATGGCGGAGATGCTGACGAAGATCCACTACAAGGGCGAGGTGCCGTATCGGATCCAGTCGGTCGAGCGGGGCGAGAAACAGAATTTAAACGAGTGA
- a CDS encoding sulfatase, producing MNEIRNVLLVSVDCLREDVFKAGLEEGLFPNCAALYDGALEFTETYTVANTTDPSLTAFMTAKYPFEHGVVENGWGLDETHDTAGENFQAAGMDTFGVVSVDHLAADHSKLDRGFDRYEDGQAYGKLYPILSRIYDTKTFNTVFGAVKNLGIGRYTVKNLLRDLGLISLHCRSARSVTDDAIACLDDVAPKFAANGDGADANGEDASGTDDEESGFFGWVHYFDVHEPRNAPRNLLEDHDEYTAAMMRVDDHVGELQDELEARGIADETLVVFTGDHGEALGEHGYEGHGRTLYDEELNVPLAFDHDALPDEQIDTQVRTIDILPTLLSLVDADPLDAAGEPIVTAPDDDPAEESRQLFTMAYPTFGDAVATRTPDWKLIRDREDDVEELYDLESDPDERDDLVDEHGQRREALAGDLDSWLATFGEIERQEVDEDTEEMLADLGYME from the coding sequence ATGAACGAGATCCGGAACGTCCTGCTGGTCAGCGTGGACTGTCTGCGCGAGGACGTGTTCAAAGCGGGGCTCGAGGAGGGCCTCTTCCCGAACTGTGCGGCCCTCTACGACGGCGCACTCGAGTTCACGGAGACGTACACGGTCGCCAACACCACCGACCCGAGTCTCACCGCGTTCATGACGGCGAAGTACCCCTTCGAGCACGGCGTCGTCGAGAACGGCTGGGGACTCGACGAGACCCACGACACCGCCGGCGAGAACTTCCAGGCCGCCGGCATGGACACATTCGGGGTCGTGAGCGTCGACCACCTCGCCGCTGACCACTCCAAACTGGATCGCGGGTTCGACCGGTACGAGGACGGCCAGGCCTACGGGAAGCTCTACCCGATCCTCTCGCGGATCTACGACACCAAGACGTTCAACACGGTCTTCGGCGCGGTGAAGAACCTCGGGATCGGCCGGTACACCGTCAAGAACCTCCTACGCGACCTCGGGCTGATCTCGCTGCACTGCCGCTCGGCCCGGAGCGTCACGGACGACGCGATCGCGTGTCTCGACGACGTCGCGCCGAAATTCGCCGCGAATGGCGACGGCGCAGACGCCAACGGCGAGGACGCCAGCGGCACCGACGACGAGGAGTCGGGCTTCTTCGGCTGGGTCCACTACTTCGACGTCCACGAGCCCCGGAACGCGCCCAGGAATCTCCTCGAGGACCACGACGAGTACACGGCGGCGATGATGCGCGTCGACGACCACGTCGGGGAGCTCCAGGACGAACTCGAGGCCCGCGGCATCGCCGACGAGACGCTCGTCGTCTTCACCGGCGACCACGGCGAGGCGCTGGGCGAGCACGGCTACGAGGGTCACGGTCGCACGCTCTACGACGAGGAGCTGAACGTCCCGCTCGCGTTCGATCACGACGCACTCCCCGACGAGCAGATCGACACGCAGGTCCGGACGATCGACATCCTGCCGACCCTCCTCTCGCTCGTCGACGCCGACCCGCTCGACGCCGCGGGGGAGCCGATCGTCACCGCTCCGGACGACGATCCCGCCGAAGAAAGCCGTCAGCTGTTCACGATGGCCTACCCGACGTTCGGCGACGCCGTCGCCACGCGGACGCCCGACTGGAAGCTGATCCGGGATCGCGAGGACGACGTCGAGGAGCTCTACGACCTCGAATCGGATCCCGACGAGCGGGACGACCTCGTCGACGAGCACGGCCAGCGACGGGAGGCGCTCGCGGGCGACCTCGATTCGTGGCTCGCGACGTTCGGCGAGATCGAGCGCCAGGAGGTCGACGAGGACACCGAGGAGATGCTCGCCGACCTCGGCTACATGGAGTAA
- a CDS encoding transcriptional regulator yields the protein MTRTLHVTIQPVSDRDDLEADLAALDAGEDIDSQDPTLAIEDLETFGRIFRGTNLELLEAIVQTEPASIRELADAVDRHPPDVLANVRELEDYGLLELEQDGRAKRPVVWYDEIDVDIPLGDRSVDPAHA from the coding sequence ATGACCCGGACACTCCACGTCACGATCCAGCCGGTCTCCGACCGCGACGACCTCGAGGCGGATCTCGCTGCACTCGACGCCGGCGAGGATATCGACTCGCAGGACCCCACACTCGCCATCGAGGATTTAGAGACGTTCGGACGGATCTTCCGGGGGACGAACCTCGAACTCCTCGAAGCGATCGTCCAGACGGAACCGGCGAGCATCAGGGAACTCGCCGACGCCGTCGACCGTCACCCGCCGGACGTGCTCGCGAACGTCCGCGAACTCGAGGACTACGGCCTGCTCGAACTGGAGCAGGACGGCCGGGCGAAACGCCCCGTCGTCTGGTACGACGAAATCGACGTGGACATTCCACTCGGCGATCGCTCCGTGGATCCGGCGCACGCGTAG
- a CDS encoding DsrE family protein translates to MHLGIILETNDPERVWNAFRLANTALDADHEVEVFLLGDGVEAPDLEAETFNPHGVMVKYDRAGGELFACGTCMESREIEPDDLRPHSTMGDCLRIVEDADEVLTIG, encoded by the coding sequence ATGCACCTCGGCATCATCCTCGAGACGAACGACCCCGAGCGCGTCTGGAACGCGTTCCGGCTCGCGAACACCGCCCTCGACGCCGACCACGAGGTCGAGGTCTTCCTCCTCGGCGACGGCGTGGAGGCGCCGGACCTCGAGGCGGAGACGTTCAACCCCCACGGCGTCATGGTGAAGTACGATCGGGCTGGCGGCGAGCTGTTCGCCTGCGGGACCTGCATGGAGTCCCGGGAGATCGAACCGGACGACCTCCGGCCCCACTCGACGATGGGCGACTGCCTCCGGATCGTCGAGGACGCGGACGAAGTGCTCACGATCGGCTGA
- a CDS encoding MBL fold metallo-hydrolase: MTDIAPDELAERLQAEEDDPLVLDVRHQEDFEDWHVPTSVNVDVYEELVDDPETAKEPLAELPDDEPIVTVCAEGVVSQTATEVLEDLGYDALTLTDGMSGWSRVHEHAAVSADLDGQLLQVARPGKGCLSHVLVSDGDAAIFDPSHYLDVYDDVVDAHDADLVGVFDSHAHADHVSGGRDLADRHDVPYYLHPQDALAIDATPVEDGRRVAVGDVEIEVVHTPGHSEGSVTFDLVGAALLTGDTLFHDSVGRVKLGVEAGIEDSDVESNAATLYESLERLLDRPDDALVLPAHDPGSPRPPVTARLGDLPERNADLRRDRGAFVETLAADVPDHPPNFERVKRTNVGQESVPDEELSDLELGPNRCAAE; the protein is encoded by the coding sequence ATGACGGACATCGCACCGGACGAACTCGCCGAACGACTCCAGGCCGAGGAGGACGACCCCCTCGTCCTGGACGTTCGTCATCAGGAAGACTTCGAGGACTGGCACGTACCGACGAGCGTCAACGTCGACGTCTACGAGGAGCTGGTCGACGACCCCGAGACCGCGAAGGAACCGCTGGCCGAGCTCCCCGACGACGAACCGATCGTCACGGTCTGCGCCGAAGGCGTCGTCTCACAGACCGCGACCGAGGTCCTCGAGGACCTGGGCTACGACGCGCTCACGCTCACCGACGGCATGAGCGGCTGGAGCCGCGTCCACGAGCACGCGGCCGTGTCGGCCGACCTCGACGGGCAGCTGCTCCAGGTCGCTCGACCCGGGAAAGGCTGTCTCTCCCACGTGCTGGTCTCCGACGGCGACGCGGCGATCTTCGACCCGTCGCACTACCTCGACGTCTACGACGACGTCGTCGACGCTCACGACGCAGATCTCGTCGGCGTCTTCGACTCGCATGCCCACGCCGACCACGTCTCCGGCGGCCGCGACCTCGCGGACCGACACGACGTTCCCTACTACCTCCATCCGCAGGACGCGCTCGCGATCGACGCGACGCCGGTCGAGGACGGCAGGCGTGTCGCCGTCGGCGACGTCGAAATCGAGGTCGTCCACACGCCCGGCCACAGCGAGGGCAGCGTCACCTTCGACCTCGTCGGGGCAGCGTTGCTCACCGGCGACACCCTGTTCCACGACAGCGTCGGCCGCGTCAAGCTGGGCGTCGAAGCGGGCATCGAGGATTCCGACGTCGAGTCGAACGCCGCGACGCTCTACGAGAGCCTCGAGCGGTTGCTCGACCGCCCCGACGACGCGCTCGTCCTCCCTGCACACGACCCGGGATCGCCCCGACCGCCAGTAACCGCGCGACTGGGCGACCTCCCCGAGCGGAACGCCGATCTCCGGCGCGACCGAGGGGCGTTCGTCGAGACGCTCGCGGCCGACGTACCCGACCACCCGCCGAACTTCGAGCGAGTCAAGCGAACCAACGTCGGCCAGGAGTCAGTCCCCGACGAGGAACTGAGCGACCTCGAACTCGGTCCAAACCGCTGTGCCGCGGAGTAA
- a CDS encoding PAS domain S-box protein, with translation MSSSVDVADCSVLVVAADDGLAATCRDRLEGWGSFQITTAASIRAAIEHLDAAGGVDCVVTDHDAPDVDGIALLEAVRARSPELPVVLFTDAGSETVASRAISAGVTEYVVRGEHADEWDRLATVIDDAVRYYREHATVADPEAQVTTLLDAARDTIALVRDGRIEYCNQAGTALFGLESTEAAIGVHVGELLSLDDAASADGRDLVDRIAAVQAGEDRLDGVDATLAVDAGLDVGASSVTAAEAALEVTATKVSWLDPPAAALVVRDVTDRRVLADDLALKERAMDDAPVGITIADATRPDEPLVYVNEAFERITGVPVEEAVGRNCRFLQGEGTREEPVAALREAIEAEEPVTVELRNYRRDGTEFWNRVTIAPLFDDEGSVSHYVGFQQDVTERKTTERSLERFRRAVEAAGHAVYMTDPDGTITYVNPAFEEITGYDAEAAIGRTPEILNSGEMPSSYFEALWESILDGEVWSEEVVNRRASGELYYGQQTIAPITDADGEVSAFVAVQIDVTEQKEREERLRHYERAIEGASDLIAAVDTDLEYLFANEAYRTFHGLEGVDLRGVGLETVLPDVLDADEKEDVLRHVRAVLDGETVHYQMTRTDATDTAKTFEIHYYPLEPLGADEIVGVVATMRDVTAQREREQQLVVLDRLLRHNLHNDLNVVLGYAETIAAETSGDLEHGAEQIVVSARRLLDQADKQREIVDLLADPPSHEAVDVVSAVRRVVANASADHPEATLAVEAPDEVVLRTVPALERAIEELVENALVHDDGDAATVRVSVVDAEDAVEVRVADDGPGIPEAERAILDGEEEIDPLLHGSGMGLWLVDRIAGRAGGSVQFEACDSTGSVVTIVLPRSEDEALPREIADR, from the coding sequence ATGTCGTCTTCGGTTGACGTCGCAGACTGCAGCGTCCTCGTCGTCGCGGCCGACGACGGCCTCGCGGCAACGTGCCGGGACAGACTCGAGGGATGGGGTTCCTTCCAGATCACGACAGCGGCCTCGATCAGGGCTGCGATCGAGCACCTCGACGCAGCGGGCGGCGTCGACTGCGTCGTCACCGACCACGACGCGCCCGACGTCGACGGCATCGCGCTGCTGGAGGCGGTCCGTGCCCGGTCGCCGGAGCTCCCCGTCGTGCTGTTCACCGACGCGGGGAGCGAGACGGTCGCGAGCCGCGCGATTTCCGCCGGCGTCACGGAGTACGTCGTCAGGGGCGAGCACGCCGACGAGTGGGATCGCCTCGCGACCGTGATCGACGACGCCGTTCGGTACTACCGCGAGCACGCGACGGTCGCCGACCCCGAGGCGCAGGTGACGACGTTGCTGGACGCGGCCCGGGACACGATCGCCCTCGTGCGGGACGGTCGCATCGAGTACTGTAACCAGGCGGGTACGGCCCTCTTCGGCCTTGAATCGACCGAAGCGGCGATCGGCGTTCACGTGGGGGAGCTACTCTCGCTCGACGACGCTGCTTCCGCCGATGGCCGTGACCTCGTGGATCGCATCGCCGCGGTCCAGGCAGGGGAGGACCGTCTGGACGGCGTCGACGCGACACTGGCCGTCGACGCCGGGCTGGACGTGGGTGCTTCCAGCGTTACGGCAGCCGAGGCCGCCCTCGAGGTGACCGCCACGAAAGTCTCGTGGCTCGATCCGCCGGCGGCGGCGCTCGTGGTCCGGGACGTCACGGACCGGCGCGTGCTCGCGGACGACCTCGCGCTGAAGGAGCGGGCGATGGACGACGCGCCCGTCGGCATCACGATCGCCGACGCCACGCGGCCGGACGAACCGCTGGTCTACGTGAACGAGGCGTTCGAGCGGATTACCGGCGTTCCTGTCGAGGAGGCCGTCGGGCGCAACTGCCGGTTCCTCCAGGGCGAGGGGACCCGGGAAGAGCCGGTCGCGGCGCTGCGCGAGGCGATCGAGGCGGAGGAGCCCGTCACCGTCGAACTCCGCAACTACCGGCGCGACGGTACCGAGTTCTGGAACCGGGTCACCATCGCACCCCTCTTCGACGACGAGGGGTCGGTGAGCCACTACGTCGGCTTCCAGCAGGACGTCACCGAGCGTAAAACGACCGAACGCTCGCTCGAGCGGTTCCGTCGCGCAGTCGAGGCCGCCGGTCACGCCGTCTACATGACCGATCCCGATGGCACGATCACCTACGTCAACCCGGCCTTCGAGGAGATCACCGGCTACGACGCCGAGGCGGCGATCGGCCGGACGCCGGAGATCCTGAATTCCGGCGAGATGCCGTCGTCGTACTTCGAGGCGCTCTGGGAGAGCATCCTCGACGGCGAGGTCTGGTCGGAGGAGGTCGTCAACCGGCGGGCGTCGGGGGAGCTGTACTACGGTCAGCAGACGATCGCACCGATCACCGACGCCGACGGCGAGGTCTCGGCGTTCGTCGCCGTGCAGATTGACGTCACCGAGCAGAAGGAACGGGAGGAACGGCTCCGCCACTACGAGCGAGCGATCGAGGGCGCCTCCGACCTCATCGCCGCCGTCGACACCGACCTCGAGTACCTCTTCGCGAACGAGGCCTATCGGACCTTCCACGGCCTCGAGGGCGTCGACCTGCGGGGGGTCGGCCTCGAAACAGTCCTCCCCGACGTCCTCGACGCCGACGAAAAGGAGGACGTTCTCCGTCACGTCCGGGCCGTGCTCGACGGCGAGACGGTGCACTACCAGATGACGCGCACCGACGCCACGGACACCGCCAAGACGTTCGAGATTCACTACTATCCACTGGAGCCACTCGGGGCGGACGAGATCGTCGGCGTCGTCGCCACGATGCGGGACGTCACGGCCCAGCGCGAGCGCGAACAGCAACTCGTCGTGCTCGATCGGCTGTTGCGACACAACCTCCACAACGACCTGAACGTGGTCCTGGGCTACGCGGAGACGATCGCCGCCGAGACGAGCGGGGACCTCGAACACGGGGCCGAGCAGATCGTGGTCTCGGCCCGCCGACTGCTCGACCAGGCGGACAAGCAACGCGAAATCGTCGACCTCCTCGCGGATCCCCCGTCGCACGAGGCGGTCGACGTCGTCAGCGCCGTCCGGCGCGTCGTGGCAAATGCGTCGGCGGACCACCCCGAGGCGACGCTCGCGGTCGAGGCTCCCGACGAGGTCGTGCTACGGACGGTCCCCGCGCTCGAACGGGCGATCGAGGAACTCGTCGAGAACGCGCTCGTCCACGACGACGGCGACGCGGCCACGGTTCGCGTGAGCGTCGTCGACGCGGAGGACGCCGTCGAAGTCAGGGTCGCGGACGACGGTCCGGGCATCCCCGAGGCCGAGCGAGCGATTCTCGACGGCGAGGAGGAGATCGATCCCCTGTTGCACGGCAGCGGCATGGGCCTCTGGCTCGTCGACCGCATCGCCGGTCGCGCGGGCGGCTCCGTGCAGTTCGAGGCGTGCGATTCCACCGGGAGCGTCGTGACGATCGTGCTGCCGCGTTCGGAGGACGAGGCACTCCCCCGCGAGATCGCAGACCGTTGA
- a CDS encoding polysaccharide biosynthesis C-terminal domain-containing protein has protein sequence MADDGAIFKGYLSVFAGDLGRLLIFAAFIPLLVRTVGESGFGRYALVMAIFLPSRKILNLGLFEATKTYASREEGEDRSRVIATSFALHAGMLLVGIPLLAAAFFLFTDGPLQQALYLMLGAVVGEQLYYFGRGVLHAYKREAIVEPLIPVRSIVMAVVGLTLAAEGYGVPGVFAGFATGFLLTGVLSTLLAFREAGFVPSPKRLAFSIYGRPLLRFGVQTMALVLLLTSMFKVDILLVSYFEDAATTGHYRAALQVSEFMWVVSVAMEQVMIQSTAVMWEEDATGELTALLSRMLRYVVVITVLLVAGVFVLSEQFLTLYFGPAYEASVLPLRVLLPGVLGFAIARVIWPVLQAGGHLRTLLLATGTAVVLNVVLNLVLIPEFGIVGAAIATSIAYGSMAVTHVLAARTVDIQPTDGLPILRVAVLGLATIGILWVLVPLGPWWVDLFVLPWIGLAFYAVGSQVLDVLTVGELRGLVAEFTPSEPASE, from the coding sequence ATGGCCGACGACGGCGCGATCTTCAAGGGCTACCTCTCGGTCTTCGCGGGAGACCTCGGGCGGCTCTTGATCTTCGCGGCGTTCATTCCCTTGCTCGTCCGGACCGTCGGCGAGAGCGGCTTCGGCCGCTACGCGCTCGTGATGGCGATCTTCCTGCCGAGCCGGAAGATCCTGAATCTCGGATTGTTCGAGGCGACGAAGACCTACGCCAGCCGCGAGGAGGGCGAGGACCGGAGCCGGGTGATCGCAACGTCGTTCGCGCTGCACGCTGGGATGCTCCTTGTCGGCATTCCGCTGCTCGCGGCGGCCTTTTTCTTGTTCACCGACGGGCCGCTCCAGCAGGCGCTCTACCTGATGCTCGGCGCGGTGGTGGGCGAACAGCTCTACTACTTCGGCCGCGGCGTGCTCCACGCCTACAAGCGCGAGGCGATCGTCGAGCCGCTCATTCCCGTTCGATCGATCGTCATGGCCGTCGTCGGGCTCACGCTCGCCGCGGAGGGCTACGGCGTCCCCGGCGTCTTCGCTGGCTTCGCGACCGGCTTCCTGCTGACCGGCGTGCTCTCGACGCTGCTGGCGTTCCGGGAGGCGGGGTTCGTCCCGTCGCCGAAGCGGCTCGCCTTCTCGATCTACGGCCGCCCGCTGCTGCGCTTCGGCGTCCAGACGATGGCCCTTGTGTTGCTCCTGACGAGCATGTTCAAGGTCGACATTCTGCTCGTGAGCTACTTCGAGGACGCGGCGACGACGGGCCACTACCGCGCCGCCCTCCAGGTCTCGGAGTTCATGTGGGTCGTCTCCGTGGCGATGGAGCAGGTGATGATCCAGTCGACGGCGGTCATGTGGGAGGAAGACGCCACAGGGGAGCTGACGGCACTGCTCTCCCGGATGCTGCGCTACGTCGTCGTGATCACCGTGCTGCTCGTCGCCGGTGTGTTCGTCCTCAGCGAGCAGTTCCTGACGCTGTACTTCGGGCCGGCCTACGAGGCGAGCGTGCTGCCGCTCAGGGTGCTCCTGCCCGGCGTGCTCGGCTTCGCGATCGCGCGGGTCATCTGGCCGGTGCTCCAGGCCGGCGGCCACCTCCGGACGCTGCTGCTCGCGACCGGGACGGCGGTGGTCCTGAACGTCGTCCTCAACCTCGTCCTGATCCCCGAGTTCGGGATCGTCGGCGCGGCGATCGCGACGTCGATCGCATACGGCTCGATGGCGGTGACCCACGTCCTCGCCGCGCGGACGGTCGATATCCAGCCGACGGACGGGCTGCCGATCCTGCGGGTCGCCGTCCTCGGGCTGGCGACGATCGGGATTCTGTGGGTGCTGGTGCCACTCGGTCCGTGGTGGGTGGATCTCTTCGTCCTCCCGTGGATCGGCCTGGCGTTCTACGCGGTCGGGAGTCAGGTGCTCGACGTGCTGACGGTGGGAGAGCTCAGGGGGCTCGTGGCGGAGTTCACGCCCTCCGAACCTGCGTCCGAGTAG